ACCCCCTCGCTAAATCTGTTGTAATCTGCGGCTTTAAACGCTCACCCATGCATTTCGCCAATAAGGGCGCGCTGGCCAAAGTCAGGCCCGACGACATGGCCGCGGAAATCGTCAAAGCCCTCGTAAAAGCAACAGGCGTGAAACCTGAAGATATCGAGGATCTGATCATGGGCTGCGCCTTCCCCGAGGCTGAGCAGGGCTTTAATATCGCGCGTCTCGTAGTGAATCACGCCGACCTGCCGATTTCCATAGGTGGCGCGACTGTCAATCGCTTCTGCGGCTCCTCCATGACCGCCATCCACAACGCGGCGGGCATGATTCAGATGGGCGCGGGCGAGGTCTTCATCTGCGCGGGGATCGAGAGTATGAGCCGAATCCCTATGGGTGGCTTCAACCCCATGCCCAACCCCGCGATTTTCCAGAAATACCCGCAAGCCTATATCGGGATGGGCGAAACGGCTGAAAATCTCGCTAAAAAATATGCGATCGACCGCAAGGCGCAGGATGAGTTCGCCGTCTCGTCCCATAAAAAGGCCGCCGCCGCCGCCGCCTCTGGCAAATTCGACGAGGAGATCGTCGCCATCGGCGATGTTAAGGCCGACGGCACCATCCGCGCCGACTCAACCCCGGAGGCTCTGGCTAGCCTGAAACCTGCTTTCCTGAGCGACGGGACGGTGACCGCCGGAACCTCTTCGCCCCTCACCGATGGGAGCGCCGCCGTGCTGGTCGCCTCCGAAGAATATGCGGACAAGCACAAGCTGCCCAAACTCGCCCGGATAAAATCTGTGGCCGTCTCCGGCTGCGCGGCGGAGATTATGGGAATCGGCCCCGTCCCCGCCACCAAAAAGGCGCTGGAGCGGGCCGGACTGACCCTCAAGGATATTGATATTATCGAACTGAATGAGGCCTTCGCCGCCCAATCGCTGGCGGTATTAAAGGAACTCGGCATCGACCCCGCGAAGGTGAATCTGGACGGCGGCGCAATCGCGCTCGGCCACCCGCTCGGCACGTCGGGGGCGCGCATCACCGGCAAGGCCGCAAGCCTCCTGAAGCGCGAGAAGAAGAAATACGCTCTGGCCACCATGTGCATCGGCGGCGGGCAGGGCGTGGCGACCGTGCTGGAAGCTATTTAGGATAACTGTGTAAACATAAATTGAGTAAAGGAGGCGGCTGTGCCCAACCATTTTTCGGCGATAGGATTTAAAATCAAAAGCGAGGAGGAGTTCAACACCCTCATCGGCGGGCTTCTCAAGGGCGACCTCGACCAGTGCGTCACCCCGCAGGGCATCTACCTGCGCTGGCGTCAGGACGAAAATTTCGGCCCCGAAGTCTGGTTTCAGGTGGTCAATGACAACGTCGTCTCCGTAGACCCCTTCTTTCGCGGCAAATCCGAAACCGTGGTGGGCATCACCGACAAGGTGAAAGTTCCCGGCGCCACGCCTCTTGATGCGCTCCTGCACGCTTGGGCGGAGCCGGAAAGCGCGGAGAAAATCGACTCCGGCGCGTACCCCTTCGCCTTCGACATGATCGCCCTGCAGGCTTATGAAAATATCGCCATCCCCGGCCTCGAAACACTCAGCCTCTGTGCGATGGCGCAGGAGGTGGACCTTTATGACAGCGAGGAAGCCTATAACGCCGCGCAGGATCCCGAGACCCCTTCACTGGCCTCCGAAAGCTTCATCCCGACGGGCCTGTTCAGCGCGGAGGGTGGCCAGACGAACCAGCCGCGCCCCGAAGCCGTCTTCGCGGGAAAGATTCTTGAAACCAAAAAAATGAAAAACGCCCATACGGGCAGCGAATTCCACTGGGTGCTGGTCAAGACGCTGGGCGCGACTCTGGATGTGGTGATCGACCCGGTCTATGTGAAGCAGCCGATAAAGGTCGGCGGCATCATCGCCGGCTCGTTCTATCTCTGCGGCGATTTCAGATAGGAAAACGGAGCGGCGCGTGAGCGAGCTGGACACCATCCGCGAACGCAACGCCAGGGTCGAGGCCGACAAGGCGTGGGAAACCTCCTGGACCCGCCGCCTCATCATCGCGGGCGGCACCTATATTGTGGTCAGCGTCTATTTGAGTTTTTTAGGCGTACAGGGCGCACTGCTTCACGCCCTCGTCCCGCCGGGCGCGTACCTGCTCTCGACCCTGACGCTTCCGGTGTGTAAGCGGGTGTGGTTGGAGAAATTTTATACGAAAGATAGTCAGTATGAATAACCCGCTGATTAAAATTGATAATATTAATATTGAGCAGCAAATTTCAGACAAAAGTCAGGAAGAAGTTATTAAAGCTCTGAAAATAGCTTTAGAGCCTTTCGGAATAGCGATGGCTATGATCTCTGATCGTTTGACGCTTTGGCGAATGTCCAACTTAATAAAAATAACAGACAAAGCAAAAACCATGCTGGTAGGCAAAGGATTAAAAGCCGAAGCAGTAGAAAAAAAATTTCTGTCGGGATTTATCGAAGAATCATCCCACGAAGATGATCCTGATTTACAGGAAATGTGGGCAAGGTTGCTAATTAACGAAAGCATTAATTCTGACCCAGCTAACATCACGTATATCAATACATTAAAAAACTTAAATCCCGACTCGGCAAAATTATTAAAAATGGTCTGGCAAAGTGCAAAAGACAAAGGATACGATTATTTTGAAGCGGTTATTGACAATCATACACAGGATGCAACTTGGTCGGAGCTTGACTTAGGAAAAAATGAAACTATGGCGCAAAGAAAAGACGCTATGCAAATTTCTTTTTCTTCTTCTGGCAAGATGAATAACGTTTTTTTTCAAAACAACATGAAAATTTTAATTCACTTAAAAAATCAAGGTTTAATAGACATTATAACTACAATAGGTGAAACGCTTACGGGTCAAGATAACTCGTTTAGTGTCTGGGCCATCATAAGTCCATATGGATATGATTTTGTTTCTACTTGCGAAACAATAAAAGAAAACGAGGGTCAAAATGAAAATCAATAAAATCGCCGTCATCGGCGCCGGAGTCATGGGCAGCGGCATCGCCGCGCAGGTCGCCAACGCGGGCTATCCCGTTGTGCTGCTGGATATCGTCCCGCCCGACCTCACAAAATTCAATGGGAACAGAAACGCTTTCGCGCAGGGCGCGGTCGAGAAAATGCTCAAAACCGACCCCGCGCCCTTCATGCTGCCCGCCAACGCCAAGCGTATCACCTGCGGCAATCTGGAGGATGATCTGAACCTGCTGGCGGACGTGGACTGGATCATCGAGGTCGTGGTCGAAAATCTCGACATCAAGCACAAGACCTACGCCAAGCTCGAACAGCACCGCAAGAAAGGCTCCATCGTCTCCTCCAACACCTCCACCATCCCGCTGCACAAGCTGGCGGAGGGGCAGAGCGAGAATTTCAAAAAGGATTTCATGATCACCCACTTTTTCAACCCGCCGCGCTATATGCGCCTGCTGGAGCTGATTACCAGTAAGGAAACGCGCAAGGATGCCGTGGAAACCATCCGCGCCTTCTGTGATATCGAACTGGGCAAGGGCGTAGTCGTCTGTCACGATACGCCGGGCTTCATCGCCAACCGCCTCGGCGTCTTCTGGCTGACGGCCGGAATCAACGAGGCCATCAAACAGAAAGTCTCCATCGAAACCGCCGACGCGGTGATGAGCAAGCCCGTTGGGATTCCAAAAACCGGAGTCTTCGGCCTGATCGACCTTGTTGGCATCGACCTGATGCCCAAACTCGCGGACTCGCTGCTCGCTAACCTGCCGCCCGCCGACCCCTATCGTACCCTGCACGTCGATTACCCCTTCGTGCATCAGATGATCGCGGCGGGCTATACGGGCCGCAAGGGCAAGGGCGGCTTCTACCGCCTCGACCCCGCCTCGAAGGACAAGGCCAAACAGGCGCTGACTCTCAGCCCCGACAACTTTAATGAATCGCAATACAAAGCCGCCGCGAAGGAAAAACCCGAAGGCGGTGAGGGCGGGAAAAAAGGCCTCCGCGCCGTGGTGGAAGAGGAGTCTTCTGCCGGAAAATACGCCTGGGAAGTCCTTAAGAAAACCCTGCACTATTCCGCCCTGCTGGTCGGGGAGATCGCCGACACCGTCTTCGATATCGATGAGGCGATGAAGCTGGGTTACAACTGGAAAAGCGGCCCGTTCGAGATGATCGACGCGCTCGGCCCCAAATGGTTCGCCGCGAAGCTGAAGATCGAGGGCATGGAGGTGCCCGATATCCTCAAAAAAGTGGGCGAGGGAACCTTCTACCGCATCGAGGGCGGCAAGCGTCAGTATTTCGGCACCGACGGCAAATACCATGACGTGAAACGGCCCGAAGGCGTCCTGCTCTTGAGCGATATAAAACTTTCAAGCGAACCCGTGTTGAAAAACGCTTCCGCAAAAGTCTGGGATATCGGCGAGGGCGTTCTGTGCTTCGAGCATCAGACGAAAATGAATACCTT
The sequence above is drawn from the Alphaproteobacteria bacterium genome and encodes:
- a CDS encoding 3-hydroxyacyl-CoA dehydrogenase/enoyl-CoA hydratase family protein, which codes for MKINKIAVIGAGVMGSGIAAQVANAGYPVVLLDIVPPDLTKFNGNRNAFAQGAVEKMLKTDPAPFMLPANAKRITCGNLEDDLNLLADVDWIIEVVVENLDIKHKTYAKLEQHRKKGSIVSSNTSTIPLHKLAEGQSENFKKDFMITHFFNPPRYMRLLELITSKETRKDAVETIRAFCDIELGKGVVVCHDTPGFIANRLGVFWLTAGINEAIKQKVSIETADAVMSKPVGIPKTGVFGLIDLVGIDLMPKLADSLLANLPPADPYRTLHVDYPFVHQMIAAGYTGRKGKGGFYRLDPASKDKAKQALTLSPDNFNESQYKAAAKEKPEGGEGGKKGLRAVVEEESSAGKYAWEVLKKTLHYSALLVGEIADTVFDIDEAMKLGYNWKSGPFEMIDALGPKWFAAKLKIEGMEVPDILKKVGEGTFYRIEGGKRQYFGTDGKYHDVKRPEGVLLLSDIKLSSEPVLKNASAKVWDIGEGVLCFEHQTKMNTFDEEIFALLEQTRTTIEKSAGKYRALVIYNEGSHFSAGANLGVAIFMINIAMWPQVESFVAQGQKVFMNLKYAPFPVVSAPSGMALGGGCEILLASDAVQAHAETYCGLVEVGVGLIPGWGGCKEMILRLQERERKKFAEDMGKIGKKNVWFSPDTTPMGAARQAFETIGTAKVAKSAHEAVEIGYFRETDGISMNRDRLLYDARQRALKLAANYKAPEKITDIKLSGKGGKLALDMAVTDLQKSGKATPYDGVVSAHLAQVLTGGGADLTEKLTEDDLLKLELREFMKLVRNEGTLARIEHMLDKGKPLRN
- a CDS encoding DUF2806 domain-containing protein, with translation MNNPLIKIDNINIEQQISDKSQEEVIKALKIALEPFGIAMAMISDRLTLWRMSNLIKITDKAKTMLVGKGLKAEAVEKKFLSGFIEESSHEDDPDLQEMWARLLINESINSDPANITYINTLKNLNPDSAKLLKMVWQSAKDKGYDYFEAVIDNHTQDATWSELDLGKNETMAQRKDAMQISFSSSGKMNNVFFQNNMKILIHLKNQGLIDIITTIGETLTGQDNSFSVWAIISPYGYDFVSTCETIKENEGQNENQ
- a CDS encoding thiolase family protein, translated to MPANPLAKSVVICGFKRSPMHFANKGALAKVRPDDMAAEIVKALVKATGVKPEDIEDLIMGCAFPEAEQGFNIARLVVNHADLPISIGGATVNRFCGSSMTAIHNAAGMIQMGAGEVFICAGIESMSRIPMGGFNPMPNPAIFQKYPQAYIGMGETAENLAKKYAIDRKAQDEFAVSSHKKAAAAAASGKFDEEIVAIGDVKADGTIRADSTPEALASLKPAFLSDGTVTAGTSSPLTDGSAAVLVASEEYADKHKLPKLARIKSVAVSGCAAEIMGIGPVPATKKALERAGLTLKDIDIIELNEAFAAQSLAVLKELGIDPAKVNLDGGAIALGHPLGTSGARITGKAASLLKREKKKYALATMCIGGGQGVATVLEAI